Genomic segment of Candidatus Rokuibacteriota bacterium:
CGGCAGCTCCTGGACCGGATCCCGGCGGGGCGCATGGTGTCCGTCGAGCGGGAGTTCTTCCCCGGACTCCTGGCCGACCGCATTCCGTTCTTCGGGTGGGTGGCTGACCACTACTGGCTCGACATCGGCAGCCCCGCCAAGTACCGGCAGGGTCAGCTGGACCTCCTGGCCAGGCGCGTCGCCACCACCGTGAGCCCGGTGGGGGCGCTGGCGGATGGAGGCCTCTCCGCCGAGGACATCGTCATGGAGTCGGGGGCGAGCGTCGCGGGCCCGGCGCTGATCGGCGCCGGCAGCCGGCTCGGGGCCGGCTGCCGCGTGGGGCCTGCCGCTGTCCTCGGGCCCGGGTGCGCCGTGGGCGCCGGCGCCGCCGTGGCGGGCGCCATCCTGTGGGACGGCGTCTCCATCGGTGACCGCGCGGTGCTCCAGGACTGCATCGTCGCGAGCGGGGCCCGGATCGGCGCCGGCGCCCACGTCGGAGCGGGCGTGGTGCTGGAGGCCGGGGCCGTGGTGGCCGACCAGGCGCGCCTGGCGCGGTAGCCTCGATCCCCGTCCCGTCCGCTGGCGTGTTATCCTGCACTGGATGGCCACCGAGCTGATCCGCAACTTCTCCATCGTCGCCCACATCGACCACGGCAAGTCCACCCTGGCGGACCGCCTGCTCTCACTGACGGGAACCATGGACGCCAAGAAGGCCGTGGGACAGGTGCTGGACTCCATGGATCTGGAGAAGGAGCGCGGCATCACCATCAAGGCCCACACGGTCCGCCTCCTCTACACGGCCCGCGACGGGAAGGAGTACACGCTGAACCTGATCGACACGCCGGGGCACGTGGACTTCTCCTACGAGGTCTCGCGCTCGCTGGCCGCCTGCGAGGGCGCCATCCTCATCGTCGACGCCGCCCAGGGGGTCGAGGCCCAGACCCTGGCCAACTTCTACCTGGCCGTGGACGGCGGCCTCGAGGTCGTCCCGGTGATCAACAAGATCGACCTCCCGGCGGCCGATCTGGAGGGGACGCGGCGGCAGATCACCGAGATCCTGGGGCTGGACGGGGACGAGGCGATCCCCATTTCCGCCAAGCACGGGACCAACGTGGTGGATGTCCTGGAGGCCATCGTCGCGCGCGTCCCGCCGCCCACGGGCGACCCGGAGGCACCGCTCAAGGCGCTGGTCTTCGACTCCTTCTACGACTCCTACCAGGGCGTGGTGGTGTACGTGCGGCTCCTGGACGGGCGGGTGCGCGCCGGGCTGCGCGTCCTGCTCATGTCCAACGGCAAGACCTGCGAGGTCCAGCAGGTGGGGATCTTCGCGCCCGACATGCGGCCGGTCGGGGAGCTGTCCGCGGGGCAGGTGGGCTACCTCACGGCCTCCATCAAGCGGGTGGCCGACGCCAAGATGGGCGAGACCATCACCGATGCGCTCACGCCCACGGCTGCGCCGTGTCCGGGCTACCGCGACGCCAAGGCCATGGTCTTCGCTGGCCTCTACCCCATCGAGGACACGGACTACGAGGGCCTGCGCGACGCCCTCGAGAAGCTGCGGCTCAACGACTCTGCCCTGAGCTTCGAGCCGGAGACCTCGCTGGCGCTCGGCTACGGCTTCCGCTGCGGCTTCCTCGGCATGCTCCATCTCGAGATCGTGCAGGAGCGGCTGGAGCGTGAGTTCAACCTCTCGCTGATCGTCACGGCCCCCAGCGTGCGCTTCAAGGTGGTCACCACAGAGGGCGAGACGCTGGAGGTGGAGAACCCCGCGAAGCTGCCGCCGCCGGACAGGATCGAGCGCCTGGAGGAACCCTACGTCCGGGGCTCCATCCTCGTCCCCACGGAGTTCATGACGGCCATCTACAAGCTGGCGCAGGACAAGCGCGGCGAGCACCGCTCGCTGGAGTACCTGGGCAAGCGGGTGCACATCCTCTTCGACTTCCCGCTGAGCGAGATCGTCGTGGACTTCTATGACAAGCTCAAGTCCGTCTCCAAGGGCTACGCCTCCTTCGACTACGAGTTCCTGGAGTTCCGGCCCTCGGAGCTGGCGAAGCTCGACATCCTGCTCAACGGCGATCCCGTCGACGCCCTCAGCGTCATCGTGCACCGGGAGAAGGCCTACGAGAAGGGCAAGGCGCTGACCGAGAAGCTGCGCGGGGTCATCCCGCGCCAGCTCTACGAGGTGGCGATCCAGGCCGCCATCGGCAGCCGGGTCATCGCGCGGGAGACGGTCAAGGCCATGGGCAAGAACGTCACCGCCAAGTGCTACGGCGGGGACATCACGCGGAAGCGCAAGCTGCTGGAGAAGCAGAAGGAAGGGAAGAAGCGCATGAAACAGATCGGCAAGGTCGAGGTCCCGCAGGAGGCCTTCCTGTCGGTGCTGAAGAGCTGATGGCCATGAGGGACAGCGAGAGTCGCCCCGAGACGCAGGCCGTGGTCGCCGGGCAGGCGGCGAGACCCCGCCGGAAGTCCCAGGTCCGCGAGTACAGCGAGGCCATCGTCGTCGCAGTGCTCCTGGCGCTCGTGATCCGCGCCTTCGTGGTCCAGGCGTTCACGATCCCCTCGGGCTCCATGATGGACACGCTCCTGGTGGGCGACTACATCCTGGTGAACAAGTTCCTCTTCGGGCCCGAGATTCCCTTCACGGACACGCACCTGCCCGGCTTCCGGGATCCGGCGCGCG
This window contains:
- the lepA gene encoding elongation factor 4; its protein translation is MATELIRNFSIVAHIDHGKSTLADRLLSLTGTMDAKKAVGQVLDSMDLEKERGITIKAHTVRLLYTARDGKEYTLNLIDTPGHVDFSYEVSRSLAACEGAILIVDAAQGVEAQTLANFYLAVDGGLEVVPVINKIDLPAADLEGTRRQITEILGLDGDEAIPISAKHGTNVVDVLEAIVARVPPPTGDPEAPLKALVFDSFYDSYQGVVVYVRLLDGRVRAGLRVLLMSNGKTCEVQQVGIFAPDMRPVGELSAGQVGYLTASIKRVADAKMGETITDALTPTAAPCPGYRDAKAMVFAGLYPIEDTDYEGLRDALEKLRLNDSALSFEPETSLALGYGFRCGFLGMLHLEIVQERLEREFNLSLIVTAPSVRFKVVTTEGETLEVENPAKLPPPDRIERLEEPYVRGSILVPTEFMTAIYKLAQDKRGEHRSLEYLGKRVHILFDFPLSEIVVDFYDKLKSVSKGYASFDYEFLEFRPSELAKLDILLNGDPVDALSVIVHREKAYEKGKALTEKLRGVIPRQLYEVAIQAAIGSRVIARETVKAMGKNVTAKCYGGDITRKRKLLEKQKEGKKRMKQIGKVEVPQEAFLSVLKS